The Glycine max cultivar Williams 82 chromosome 17, Glycine_max_v4.0, whole genome shotgun sequence genome contains the following window.
TGAGAATGCAAatataaacaacacattgtgCAAATGTAATATAGTGTAAAACATTGTTTTGGTCTCCCTCGTaaactatttttgtttatttaagtcattttcttttatttggtcCCTGACTTACACTTAGTTTCGTTTTAGTCTCATAGtgaatttagtttattttgaatattttcatttgtgcATATTTTCATTTGGTCAAATGGAGACGTCACTTTAATTTTGGTTCATGTATATTTCTTTTACATGTATGATGAGGATATTAAAGAAAGTGATGAAGGGGCAAAATGTTGTTTTCTTGTTACTATTTCATTTTTGAAAGATTCTTATGTATaatccaaatattttaattaaattgttagttaattaattatgttatccATGCAAGTGGAAGAATGAAAGGATGAAGATTCAATGatcaaaacaatgaaaaattaaCTTCTATGTACCAAAGTAGTATTTACATTGAGACTGAGGATCAACATGTATATTTTGCTCGTATATGACGAACTCAAAacgtgaaaaaaataaatttgagtgATCAAAATATAACTATACAAGTGTACGTGACCTGGATAAAGCACTACAGTTAACAGCAAATGGAGTAATTTTGTTTCCAACTTTCAAGCCTTGGGAGTCAGAATTACACGAGTTTTGGACAGAATGATGTTTCTGTCATGGTCGTTCCTGCCGCTGAGTGGAGGGGGATTGGATTGGTCAATATGCTACATTTGTTCTGTGAAATGTGAATgtcgaaaaaaaaatataaatttgtttgaaaatgGTTGGTGTAGCTTGACCTCATTTTATAGGCTCTGTATCGTttcataaaattgaaaagatTATTTTCATTGAATGGGTCCCTTAAATCGTTGATCTGAGTCGTAATTGGACAGTCAGGAAGTTCCTATGGAATCAACAGCAAAAGAGCTGagaacttttaaaaaatgtttattcaatacaaaattttTACAACACTTGGATAAGAAACAATTCCTCGAATTCTAGAATCCCTAGAAAGAAGGCAAGGATGTGGATGGTGGTGCTTTCTTCCCCGCAAACCCTAGCACAAACAGCGTTCCTCCGAAATTCAATTCCCAGCCCAACCAGAGTGTCCCTTTCTCTCAAAACCCCGTGTTCTTCATTAACAGCAAAATGccagcaacaacaaaaaactcAAGAAGACGGCATTCCCGCGGACGAGGTTAAAATCCTTGCGAAATTCAAGTCCCGCCACAACTACATCCGCGTTCTAGAAGTTTCTAGAAAAGCAGAACACCCCTTCCGCGGCTCCAGGCTCCTCCTTCTCGACACCCCCGGAAACATCCACAGCATATCTTTCCTCTTCAAGTCCCTCACCAATACTTACTTCGACGTCTTCGCCACGCTCCCTCCCATCGTTCCCCCCGGCCCCCTCGCCCTCCTCGGCTTCGGCGCCGGCACCGCCGcccgcctcctcctcctccaccacccctCCGCCCTCCTCCACTGCTGGGAGCTCGACCCCGCCGTCATCCAGGTCGCCCGCGAGTACTTCAACCTCGCCCGCCTCGAGAGGGACAACCAAGACCGCCTCTTCATCTACGTCGGCGACGCCCTCAACGCCACCGTCCCCAACGGCTTCTCCGGGATCGTCGTCGACCTCTTTTCGAAGGGCTCTTTAATCCCCGAGCTCCAGGATCCCGCCACTTGGCGGATGCTGAGGGGGAGGTTGAGGAAGGGAGGGAGGATCATGGTGAACGTTGGCGGGAGCTGCGTGGAGGCGGAGAATAGGCTCAGAGATGGGAAGGTTGTTATGGAAGAGACTCTCGGAGCGATGAAGGAGGTTTTCGGAAAGAAGGTTTTTGTTCTGAGTCTGGGGAATCGTAAGGATGATAGCTCGCTTGCTCTCACTGGGGATTTGCCTCACCTTGAGGAATGGAAGAACCGCCTTCCTGGTCCCTTCAAATGTTACGCTGACATGTGGACACCTTACTCTCAGTAGTAGCACCTTACTCTTTTGCTCTTCATCTGTTTGTGTTTATTCCTCTGTGAAATCTTCGTCATGTTTACTCCTTTTTCAAGCAGAGTAAATCCATTTTTGGCAACAAAATTTGATGGTTTATGGACTAAGTGGGAGCCTATTGTGTAATGTAATGGGTTGGCtccatcttttttatttttatttttaaagtaaatatccAAAATACTTCATGAAATTGTGAGCATATATTATTCTagttcctctttttttttagatgTTTATTTAGTTCCCAACTTTATATTATTCAAAACAATATATTGTCAAGTTAAAATGATGAgtctacattttttattattattcaaaacaATCAGAAAAAAGAAGGGTAAAGTTTTGGTTGCTTACATGATAGGCCAGAACAGTGTTTGCAGAATCACCTGGCACTAGTTTGATTTGCATGTCAATTTGCCCAAATAAAAGCATCTGGTTTGATGCAAAACCAGCTCctgcaataataataattaacccAAACTCATAATTAAGAAATGAATCTTTAGTTTTGATATTGCAGCTAGTTAAATTACACTATAGATAGTTAGTATCAGATGCTTGGTCCAATTTCAAGCTTCTTGTTTGTCCTTCAGCAGAGGAGTTCACATGGGTGGGAGACCATATCACAAAGAAGTTCTTATTGAAGTCTCCTGTTGAAACAACAGATGCAACTGAAACTTGAAACAGACTTGAGGAAATTACAAACCCAATGAAGAAGATAAGTAGTGCTTTGAGGAAGTTTTTCATGGTTCTTATGAAAGAATATATGTCTGAGGGCTCTAACTTGTGACTCATAATTGAGGAGTTATATATAGGTATTGCTTGGGAGGAACAATGGCAGTCTTGTTAAATTCAGAATATCTTTAGAAGGAAGCAAAGGAGTTTTTAGCTGTCCGAATCTTCATGGTTGAGACTACGGGATTCGTTAAGAGTTTCACATTACaacataaataaatgttaaGATACTCTTAAAGTGATGACTACTGCAACATTAAATTGATAAGGGGCCATGCTGTTATAATAGTAACTAAGGATGTCATGAATATGAATACTCCCTATCGTTATATAAGTGACTAACGACAATACATTGATGCACCATAAAGATATAGTCTTGTAACATCCATTTTGTCATAATTAGATTCaagaattttcaattattttggaTGAAAATAGCCCTACAGGATTAGTTTAGATAGAGCCTTTCTCATTGTCATTTGTATTGAATAATCAagtgaaggttttttttttttttttaagagattctctcttctttgtCTTGAGTTTCATGAGCAGAACACGCTTAAATTGCTACTGGCAAACAAAGGAACACGTTGAAAGATGAATTCGAGAGTATTGTCTTCCAAGAATCCTTTTCCAACTTAATAACTTGGGGGAAGGAAACTTATTTTGATCACATTGATCAGAATAAGGATAATAAAATATGTACCAGACTTTGGACACACTTGTGCTTGCTCAAGAAAAGCCTTTTCCCTCCCTTCTGAACAGAAAGTTTACAAAAATGAGAAGCTGACAACAAATTTGCTTTCTTGCCTCCTGAGATTTTCTCTTAGATAAATTGGTTTCAAAGCTTCCATTTTTCTATTGGCTCACAAGATTTATTCCTTCCCTCCCTTTGTAGGGACGTTATCGTGTTAGTTATCCTACAACTTATATATCACTACATTTTCTTCTTTGACATACTGTGGAGTGTATTAGATGTAAAATC
Protein-coding sequences here:
- the LOC100819757 gene encoding probable polyamine aminopropyl transferase; the encoded protein is MWMVVLSSPQTLAQTAFLRNSIPSPTRVSLSLKTPCSSLTAKCQQQQKTQEDGIPADEVKILAKFKSRHNYIRVLEVSRKAEHPFRGSRLLLLDTPGNIHSISFLFKSLTNTYFDVFATLPPIVPPGPLALLGFGAGTAARLLLLHHPSALLHCWELDPAVIQVAREYFNLARLERDNQDRLFIYVGDALNATVPNGFSGIVVDLFSKGSLIPELQDPATWRMLRGRLRKGGRIMVNVGGSCVEAENRLRDGKVVMEETLGAMKEVFGKKVFVLSLGNRKDDSSLALTGDLPHLEEWKNRLPGPFKCYADMWTPYSQ